GCATAGCGATTGATCGGGTATTCGAACTTCTCCGGCGCATAGGCGTAGAAGTGACCAAAGCCGCCACCGATGAACGGGCCTGTGCCGACTTGCCATGCGACCCAACTCAGCGTCTCAGCACGAGCGGCGGGATCGGTTGGCAGGAACTCGCCGAACTTCTCTGCCAGATGGATCAGGATTGCTGCCGATTCAAAAACGCGGAAGGGTTTGTCACCGCTGCGATCTTCCATTGTTGGAATTTTCGAGTTTGGGTTGAGAGCCACGAACCCGCTGGTGAACTGCTCACCCTGGCCGATGTTTACGGTGTAGGCATCGTATTCTGCGCCTTTGTGGCCCAGCTCAAGCAGTTCCTCGAGCATGATCGTGACCTTTACGCCATTGGGCGTTGCAAGCGAGTAGAGCTGGAAGGGGTTCTCGCCGACCGGCAAATCTTTCTCTTCGCGCGCGCCGGCAGTCGGGCGGTTGATATTGGCAAAGCGGCCGCCGCTTTCGGTGTCTACTGACCATACTTTGGGCGGGGTGTAGGTGGGGTCTGCCATGTTTGTTGGTTCCTGTATCTTGAAGCTCTCTCTGAGTTCGAGAGGTGGGGCATCGAAGTTACGAGTGCAAGAAGCACCTTTGCGATCATCCGTCGCGAATTGCTTTTCATAGGAGTAGCGAAACTTGCCATTTATATCATAAAAGGATACTCAATCTTCTATGCACTTGGCAGGATACAAGATTCGCGCTTGGCGTGAGGCGCACAAACCGCCGCTGTCAGCAGAGGAGTTTGGCATTCGGTTTGGCGATCCCTGGCCAAGCAGGACTGTGTACGGCTGGGAATCCAAAGGGAAAGTTGCGCGTCCCCCGGTGCAAAGACGTTTGGCTGACCTGGGGATATGTTCGCCCGCAGACTGGCTTGAGCCCGCCCCTGAACAGGATACTGAAGGCTCCTCGACAGTATCACAAAATGATCAATTAGATCGGGATACTCGCGAGCATCCCTTCTTCGACATGCGCCAGCACGGGATGGTTCGTGTCGCAACGAGTACGCCCAAAACCCGCACTGCGGATATAGACTACAACGTAGAGGGCATTCTGGCCGAGGCGGAACGCGCGCACGATGCAGGCGTCGATCTGGTGGCATATCCAGAGCTTTGCGTGTCATCTTATGCAATCGATGATCTGCATTTGCAGTCCGCTTTACTGGATGCAGCGGAAGCAGGCATTGCGCGTATTGTCGCGGCAAGTGCAGACATTGATCCGGTTTTGCTGATCGGAGCGCCACTGCGTCACAATGGGCGGGTGTACAATTGCGCGGCGGCTATAGCGGGCGGACGGTTGCTGGGCGTTGTGCCGAAAAGCTTTCTGCCCAACTATCGTGAATATTACGAGAAGCGCTGGTTCGCTCATGGCCGCGAGATCAAGGGGCTGGAGATCACTGTCGCAGGGCTGACCGTACCTTTCGGCGTCGATCTGATCTTCGCTGCATCAAACCTGTCTGGGTTCAAGCTGCACGTCGAGATTTGCGAGGATTACTGGGCGCCGACGCCGCCATCGACACAAGGTGCGCTGGCAGGCGCAACCGTGCTCGCCAATCTTTCAGCCAGCAACATCACAATCGGCAAGTCGGATGAGCGGCATTTGCTAGCCCGTGCGCAAAGTTCGCGCGCGGTCGCGGCCTATCTCTATTGTGCCAGCGGACATGGCGAAAGCACCACCGATCTCGCGTGGGACGGCCAGGGCATGATCTACGAACTGGGCGATCTGCTGGCTGAAAGCGAACGCTTCAGCCTCAATGCAGAGCTGTGCATCGCTGACGTGGACTGCGAGCGGATTCTGGCAGAGCGCGCGCGGATGCAGACCTTCAACGACGCCGCCGAGGCAGCCGGGCGGCCCGAAGACAGCTTCCGAACTGTCGCCTTTAACTTTGCCCCGAGTGAAGGTGATCGCGGTCTGGTGCGCCCGATACGGCGCTTCCCCTTTGTACCCAATCGCCAGCACAAACTCGATGAGGATTGCTACGAAGCGTTCAACATTCAGGTCGATGGCCTGATGCGCCGGCTGGAGGCGACGCATGCCAAGAGCATGGTGATCGGCATTTCTGGCGGTCTCGATTCAACGCATGCTTTGATCGTTGCGGCCAAATGCTGTGACCGGCTGGGTCTGCTGCGCAGCTTCATCCGCGGCTACACCATGCCGGGCTTTGCGACGTCCGATCACACCAAGTCGAATGCGTGGAAACTGATGAAGGCGCTGGGCATCACAGCGGAAGAGATCGACATCCGTCCTGCGGCGACGCGCATGCTGGATGATATGGATCACCCCTTCGCTGATGGAGAGCCGGTCCACGACGTCACTTTCGAGAATGTCCAAGCCGGACTGCGCACCGATTACCTGTTCCGGCTGGCGGGGCATCATTCGGGCTTTGTGATCGGGACGGGCGACTTGAGCGAGCTGGCGCTTGGCTGGTGTACTTATGGTGTTGGTGACCAGATGAGCCATTATGCGGTAAATTCGGGAGTCCCCAAAACGCTGATCCAGTATTTGATCCGTTGGGCGGTGAGCACCGAACAGTTTGATCCCCAGACCGACGAAGTGCTGCTTTCAATCCTCGATACGGAGATTTCGCCCGAGCTGGTACCTCCGGGCGAAGGCGGTGAGATCCAGAGCACAGAGAGTATCATTGGCCCCTATGAGTTGAATGACTTTTTCCTGCATCACACCATTCGCTGGGGTCAGCGGCCGAGCAAGATTGCCTTCCTTGCGTGGCATGCGTGGAAAGATACGCAAGCAGGGTTGTGGCCGGCTGAATTCCCCGATGCGAAGAAGAATGAATATGAGCTCGTCACAATCCGCGAATGGCTTGAGAAATTCATCAAGCGTTTCTTTGCATTCAGCCAGTTCAAACGCAGCGCCATCCCCAACGGCCCAAAGGTAAGCGCGGGCGGCGCTCTATCCCCGCGCGGCGATTGGCGAGCGCCGTCAGACGCGGTTGCCGATGTGTGGTTGAAAGAACTGCGCGCAAAAACGCCGAAGCTGTGAGCAAACGCCAGTAATCGCTATGATTTGTAAAATGTAGCTGTAGGTTGGCGAAGGTGGTCGCGCACTGGATCCGGCATCGTCGGGCAGGGGATTAGATGGCGACCAATCCTGATACGAGCGGCTTGATACTGGCGCGCAGCCAGAAGCTGCGTCTTTTCACACTTTTCATTCTCTATGTCGGGCAGGGGCTACCGATCGGGCTTAGCTGGTTTGCAATTCCAGCATGGATGGCTGCGAATGGTGCAAATGCCGAAGACGTTGGCTCAGTGCTGGCGCTGACAGCGCTTCCCTGGTCGCTCAAGCTCGTCAACGGCTTCATCATGGACCGGCATACGGTTCTGTCATTGGGGCGGCGCAGGGTTTGGCTGGTCGGCGCGCAATCGGCCATGATCCTGGTGCTGCTGATTGGCATGGCGCTCAATCCCTCGTCTTCACAGATCGCCATATTGGGAGCGATAGGGTTCGCTCTCAACACAGCCACAACGTTTCAGGATGTCGCTGTCGACGGGCTGGCGGTGGACATCATGGAGGAAGACGAGCGCTCCCGCGGCAGCGGGATGATGTTCGGTGGGCAGTCGATCGGGATCGCGGCCGGTACCGCGCTGACCGGCGCTGTGATCGGCAGCTATGGAGCCCCAGCCGCATATGCCTTGGTCGCTCTGCTTGTGTTGTTGCTGTGTCTTTACATTGTTTCGTTTCGTGAGCGTGAAGGCGAACGGCGTTTGCCATGGCACCCCGGTAATGCGCATCCGAGAAATCTGGAAATTCAGGCTGAGGCGTGGTGGCCGATCCTGAAGAACACGCTCGTATCACTGACACGTTTGGTCAGCCTGCTTTGGGTGCCGGTTTTGTTTGGACGCGGTATACTCTACGGCGGACTGACGGGCGTGACTCCCTTGATCGGCGCGAATGATGTGGGTTGGAGCGAGGCGCAAATCGCGGCAGCAACTTCGACCGGAGGGTTGATCGCTGGCATTCTGGGCCTGTCGCTGGGCGGATGGCTGGGCGACAAATTTGGCGCGAAGAAGACAGCTATCGGATGGATGCTGGTGCAGATTGCAATGTGCGCCGTGATGTATTTCAGCATCCCCTACTGGTCGAACCCCACGCTGTTCGTCACGTTCGTGTATGCCTGGATCTCGCTGGATATCCTGCTCACCGTTGCGTGTTTGCCGATTTCGATGCGGCTTTGCGATCCTACAGTCGCGGCAACACAGTTCGCGATCTACATGGCAGTCTCTAACTTCGGGATTTCATTTGGCGCATTCGTGTTGAGCCAGATTGACGGTTTAGGCGGATTACCATCGATATTCCTGGTAGTGGGGGGCGGCATTCTGATGGCGCTGATATTGATGGTGATGGTGCAATATCCACGCAGACCGGAATACTATGCCGCACTGGAAGCTAAACTGCCGCATGATGACAGGGTGAAGCCGCGTATCGACTAAAGCAAAAGTGCCAGAGAGCGTATTGCTCTCCGGCACTTTTTTGCCTGCCAGCGGCAGCCAGCCTGGGCGGGTGTGACGTTACCCTTTGTCGAGCGAGTAACGGCCCGGTCCAAATGCGGCGACCATGAACATGCCGCCACCAATGGCGAGGTTCTTGAGGAATGAAGTCATCTCGCTTTGCTGTGCAAAGTCATTGTGGAAGATGATCGCGGCGAGGATGCTAAACACACCCAGAGCAGCTGCTGCATAGCGGGCCTTGAAACCGACCGCGAGCAACAATCCGCCGCCAATTTCCAAGGCAACAGTGCCGAAGTACAGGAGTTCGGGGAAGGGCAGACCCTTGGAGCCGATATAACCCACCGTGCCTTCCATACCGCTCAGCTTGCCTACGCCTGCTAGTATGAAAAGTGCGGCTAGCAACACTCGGCTGATCAGCATCACTGTGTCCTGTTTAGCGTTGATTTCTTGAGTCATTTCCCTGTCCTTTTTGATGATCTGATCTGAATTAGGCTGCCAAACGCTCAACAGTTTCATGAGCTTGCTTGATCTTCTCTTCGCCGCCAGCACCCATGATGCCGTCTGCAGCGATCACATCGACATCGGTGATGCCGAGAAAGCCGAGGAAGAATTTGAGCCAGGGCGTCATGAAGTCGATTTCGCTTCCCACCGTCGTGCCGCCGGATGCTGCCGTGATATAGGCCTTCTTGCCGGTCAGCAGGCCTTCAGGACCGTTCTCGGTATATTTGAAGGTAGTGCCTGCGCGCGCAACCAGATCGGCCCAGGCTTTCACTGTGGCGGGTACGCCGAAGTTGTATATTGGCGTGCTGAATACGATGGTGTCGGCAGCTTGCAGCTCCCCGATCAGCGTGTCGGCAATAGCTGCCAGTTCGGACTGCTCGAGGGTACGCTCTGCATGCGGCGCAAGGTTGGCTGCAAAGCGGTCTGTATCGATGAATGGCAGATCATTTTGCGCCAGGTCGCGGCGCGTGACGCTGGCTTGGTGCTGCGCTGCGAGGCCTTCAACAAGCTTGATGCCCAGGCCTTTGGAAACGCTTTCTTCTCCGCGAATGCTGGCGGTGATGTGGAGGATGTTGGTCATTGGAATGTCCTTTGCTGAGAGAGAAGGGGGTGCCGACCGGGCGGGGGAGAGAGGGGGATGCCCGGTCGGCTTGGGGTCAGGCTGCGTCGACGAGCACAAGCTCGCTGTCTTCCAGCGCAGTGATGGTCACGCTCTCACGCTGAGTGATGGCCACACCATCGCGGGCGTTTGCTTCGACCTCTTCCACCTGAACCTTGCCGGTTGCAGGCACGAGATAGAGGTGACGCGAGGCATCACGCGGTGTGTATGTCACGCTTTCGCCGGCCTTCACCGTTGCGCCGAGCACGCGGGCATCGGTGCGGATCGGCAGCGCGTCATCATCATTCGCGACACCACTGGCGAGCGGAACGAATTCACCTGCGCGGTCTTCCTTGGGGAAGGGACGGGCGCCCCAATCGGGCTTGCCGCCGCGCTCTTCCGGGATAATCCAGATTTGGAAGATTTGCGTTTCTTCGTCTTCCAGATTGTACTCCGAATGCTGGATCCCAGATCCCGCGCTCATCACTTGAACGTCGCCCGCTTCGGTGCGGCCCTCATTGCCCATGCTGTCGCGGTGCGTAATCGCGCCGCTGCGGACATAGGTAATGATTTCCATGTCGTTGTGCGGGTGAGTGGGGAAGCCTGTCTTCGGAGCGATTGTGTCATCGTTCCAGACACGCAGCGAGCCCCAGTTTACCCGCGACGGATCGTGATAACCGGCGAATGAAAAGTGATGGTGCGCGTCAAGCCATCCGTGATTGGCGGCACCGAGAGAGTTGAAAGGGCGTAGTTCGATCATTTCTGAGTCTCCTGTTGGAGTGACGTTGTGAGCTGCAGATAGCCCTTGCGAATGAACAGGAAAACTGAGATAAAGCTGCGCATAATGTTCAGATTATCCGAACATATGACGTCATGCGGTTAGGCGAACCCAGCTTGGACCAGTTGCGCATCTTCCTCAGCGTGGAGGAAGAGGGCAGCTTTGGCGGTGCAGCGCGCAAGATGGGCCGCACAGTGTCCGCAATCAGTTACGGCGTGCAACAGATGGAAGCGCAACTGGGCGTGACGCTGTTCGCGCGCGAGGGGTCACGCAAGCCCGTGCTGACCGAAGCGGGGCAGGGCCTGTTGGCCGAAGCGCGTGCGATTGCAGATGCGACCGATGCACTGCTTGCCAAGACACAAAGCTTGCACGCCGGGCTTGAGAGCGAAGTCAGCCTGGTGCTGGATGTGATGATACCGGGCGCGGTTATTGCACGGGTACTGGAAGAGTTCCGGCGGATGTTCCCGACTGTGGCGCTGCGGCTGAATATAGAGGGGTTGGGCGCAGTGGCGGCTTGTCTATTGGACGGCGAAGCTCAACTCGGGGTGGCCGGCCCGGTCGTGAGCGATCATCCCGATCTGGAAAGGCAGGTTATCGGCGAGGTCGAACTGATCCCGGTGGCCGCACCTGCGCACCCGCTCGCGCAATCAGGCATCAAACCGGGTGAAAGTCGCAAGCACCTGCAAATTGTCCTGTCCGACCGTTCATCAATTACGCAGGGGCAGGAATTTGCCGTACTTAGCCCGCAGACGTGGCGGCTCGGGGATCTGGGCGCGAAGCATATCCTGCTGAAGCAAGGGATCGGCTGGGGCAACATGCCGCGGCACCAGGTTGCCGATGATCTGCGCGACGGCTCGCTGGTTGAGCTGGACCTGCCCGAGAAACCCGGTGCGCATTATATGTTGAGCGCCACATGGCGCCGCGATGCGCGCCCGGGACCGGCGACGAGTTGGCTGATTGATGCGCTGCGCGATGCGCTGGCGCAGTGCCCAGGTTAAGCCGCGCTGGCGGGACCAAACTTGATCACGTAATCGCCCGCTTTCCAGGGCGCGAACTTGGGCATGATGCTCTTGAACAGATCGCTCTCAAGATGCCCTGCCAGCCAGCGCTGCAAATGCGGAATAGGCTGCGCGTCGAACCACGCGCGATCAGTGTTGGCGAACTGCCGGATAAAGGGAAACAGCGCGATGTCCGCCAGCGTGCGTTTGTCGCCGCAAAGCTGGGCCTGAGCCGCCAGCCGCGCGTCTAGATCGCGCAGAATTTCATACGCCGCCTCGCGGTGGTGCAGGCGAAATGCCTCTTCACCACCGCCCGCCTCATCGGGATAACGCGTCGGGTATTTGTAGCGGTCCAGATGATGCTTGAACGGGCCATCATTGCGCGTGATCAGCGCGTCGTCATCACCTGAAAGCCAGCCCTCCGGATCATTCTGGTGCAAGGCCCAGCGCATGATCGCGATGCTTTCATCGATCACTGAACCGTCCCGGAAATCGAGCACAGGCACTGTCGCCTTGGGCGAAGCTTCAATCAATTCAGCCGGCTTGTTGGCGAGTTTAACCTCGCGCAGCTCTACGTCGATCTCCGCGCTCCACAGGCCCATCCGGCCGCGCATCGCATAGGGACAGCGGCGGAAGGAATAGAGGATCGGCGTCTCAGTCACTTGCACTACGGCTTTCTGGGTTCAGCCCGCGCACCGACATGGATTTCACCGCGCTTCTTTGCCAATTGTTGCTGCTTCTGCCGTTCGCGATAGCGTGCGCGCTGTTCTTCGCTGCGCTCGTCAATGCAATGCGGGCAACTGACGCCGGGAACGAAATCTTCAGAGGCTTGCTCTTCTTCGCTGACCGGGCGGCGGCAAGCGCGGCACATGCCGTAATTGCCTTGCTCCAGCCCGTGGCGGACAGTTACGCGCTCATCGAAGACGAAGCATTCGCCGTCCCAAAGGCTTTCGTCCTTTGGCACGGTCTCTAGGTATTTGAGGATGCCGCCTTTCAGGTGGTAGACGTCCTCGATACCTTCCTTGCGCAGGAAGCTGGTCGATTTCTCGCAACGGATCCCGCCGGTGCAGAACATCGCGACCTTCTTCTTGCCTTCCAGCAGTTCATCGCGGTGTTCGCGGAACCATTCGGGAAATTCGCGGAAAGAGGTGGTGTGCGGATCAACCGCACCTTTGAAGGTGCCGGTCGCAACTTCATAATCATTGCGCGTATCGATCACGACGGTGTCAGGATCGCTGATCAGGTCGTTCCAGTCTTGCGGAGCGACATAATGACCGACGCTAAGGCGCGGATCGATATCAGGCTCGCCCATGGTCACGATCTCGCGCTTCAACCGCACCTTCATTCGTGAGAAGGGCGGTTCGGTCGCGGTCGAGAACTTGACGTCGAGGTCCGCGCAGCCGGGAATAGAGCGGATATGCGCGAGCACTTGCGCGATAGCATTCTCCCCGCCCGCGATGGTGCCGTTGATGCCTTCCTTCGCCAGCAACAGCGTGCCCATCGTGCCCACTTCCTCACACTTGGCGAGCAGCGGCCCTTTAAGCGAAGCAGGGTCCTCAAAGCGCGTGAACTGGTAAAGCGCAGCTACGGTGAAGGGGGCGGGTGCCGTCATGGCAATCAATCCAGCTTCATCACCCAGCCATGGGTGTCGCTTACTGTACCGCGCTGGATACCGACCAGCTTTTCACGCAGTTTCGCGGTGGTCTGCCCGATGCCGCCGGCGCCGATGGTAAATTCGCCGTCTTCGCCAGCGACCTTGCCAACCGCCGTCACAACAGCAGCTGTGCCGCACGCCATGACCTCAACAAGCTTGCCGCTTTGCGCATCCTCGCGCCACTGGTCGATCGAATACATGCCTTCTTCGACGGTCAGGCCCTCTTCGTGCAGCAGCCGGATCAAGCTGTCACGGGTAATTCCGGGCAGGATCGTACCGGTCAGCTTTGGCGTAATCACGCGGCCATCGTCCATCACGAAGAACAGGTTCATGCCGCCCAGTTCCTCGACCCATTTGCGTTCGACCGCATCCAGGAACAGTACCTGATCATGCCCCTTGGCAAAGGCTTCTCCGGTAGGGACCAGACTGGCCGCGTAATTGCCGCCGCATTTAGCCGCGCCGGTGCCGCCCGGCGCCGCGCGGGTATAATTCGACAGCCAGATGCTGACCGCTTTCGCACCCGATTTGAAATATCCGCCAGCGGGGCACGCGATCAGCACATATTTGTACTGCTTGGCCGGGCGCACGCCCAGAAATGCCTCGGTCGCGATCATGAAGGGGCGCAGATACAGCGATCCGTCTTCTACGTCGGGATACCAATTGCCATCCACGCTTAGCAATTCGCGGATCGAAGCGAGGAACATCTCTTCCGGCAGGTTCGGCATGGCCAGCCTGTCAGCCGACTTGTTGAACCGCTGCGCGTTCGCTTCAGGGCGGAACAGGCCAAGGCTGTCGTCCGGATGACGATAGGCCTTCATGCCTTCGAAGATTTCCTGCGCATAGTGCAGCACGCTGGCCGCCGGATCGAGCGCGATGGGTTCGCGCGGGCCGAGCACGGGGGTCTGCCAGCCGCCCTTTGCTTCATCATAGTCGATTGTGACCATGTGATCTGTGAAGACCGTGCCGAAACCGGGATCGGCAATCTTCGCGTCGCGAACGTCGTCAGCCGTCGGGGCCGGGTGTGGGATGCGCGTGAATTCCATGGAGGTCGCGATTAGTGCGCGTTCTTGTTTTTCGCAAGCGCATCCGCGCTCGCGATATCCTCGCTCACGCGACCTAAAGGTCGCGTCGCTGCGGGCGGGCGCCCAAAAATCCTGGCGCCCTTGCGGCTCACTGTTCGCTCGCCGTTTGGTGATGATAGCCACCTGGTTGCGGCAGCCAGAGCGCGACTGCGCCTGGGGCTAAACAAAAAATGAAAAGGGCCGAACCTCGCCCGTAGGAGGTTCAGCCCTTTCATGGTCAGCGGCGGTAAGCGCCGCTCACGAAGTCTCTATAGGTATCGAACTTACCTATAGTACCTCGCGCGGAAACTTGCCGACCTCTCTACTGAACCATGAGACATCGGATCACCTCCTTTCGCGCTTGTAAGCCAAGACCCAGACCGTATCACCGGGGGCCGAGAGCCGCGTTCGCCGCTGGCCTCAAGTGTCAATTTGATTCAACCGAATCGCGAAAACAAGTCTTGAATTTTAGTTTTCCCACGTCAGAATGGAGCGCCTTGGTCAGGAGCCGCTTGAGGCTCCTTTTTTGTTACCTGCAATCCTCAATCACGCGGGTCACTTCGGCCCATGCGGGGATATAGAGCGGCTCCATCCCTTCAACCTCGATGGCAAAGCGGCCCTTGGTGATGGCCATCGCGTCCAGCAGCGGGTCATTCGCAGGCAGATTGGCCGCGACCAGTCCATATCCGGGCACTTCACTTGCGTTTAGCAAACGCTCGGCAGTCTCGGTGCGAACGCGCATCATCAACTCGCTCTGAGATTCGCCGCGTCGGGCAATGCCGATCTGCCGCGATTCCTTGTCACAGCGCAGCACGAACAGATGGACCGGATTGGCGTCACCGAACAGGCCGAGCGATTCGCCCGGCTCGTTGACATATGTCCATGTGCCCGGAGTTTGTGGTTCATC
The Altererythrobacter ishigakiensis genome window above contains:
- a CDS encoding pirin family protein gives rise to the protein MIELRPFNSLGAANHGWLDAHHHFSFAGYHDPSRVNWGSLRVWNDDTIAPKTGFPTHPHNDMEIITYVRSGAITHRDSMGNEGRTEAGDVQVMSAGSGIQHSEYNLEDEETQIFQIWIIPEERGGKPDWGARPFPKEDRAGEFVPLASGVANDDDALPIRTDARVLGATVKAGESVTYTPRDASRHLYLVPATGKVQVEEVEANARDGVAITQRESVTITALEDSELVLVDAA
- a CDS encoding MFS transporter, producing MATNPDTSGLILARSQKLRLFTLFILYVGQGLPIGLSWFAIPAWMAANGANAEDVGSVLALTALPWSLKLVNGFIMDRHTVLSLGRRRVWLVGAQSAMILVLLIGMALNPSSSQIAILGAIGFALNTATTFQDVAVDGLAVDIMEEDERSRGSGMMFGGQSIGIAAGTALTGAVIGSYGAPAAYALVALLVLLLCLYIVSFREREGERRLPWHPGNAHPRNLEIQAEAWWPILKNTLVSLTRLVSLLWVPVLFGRGILYGGLTGVTPLIGANDVGWSEAQIAAATSTGGLIAGILGLSLGGWLGDKFGAKKTAIGWMLVQIAMCAVMYFSIPYWSNPTLFVTFVYAWISLDILLTVACLPISMRLCDPTVAATQFAIYMAVSNFGISFGAFVLSQIDGLGGLPSIFLVVGGGILMALILMVMVQYPRRPEYYAALEAKLPHDDRVKPRID
- a CDS encoding branched-chain amino acid aminotransferase, whose translation is MEFTRIPHPAPTADDVRDAKIADPGFGTVFTDHMVTIDYDEAKGGWQTPVLGPREPIALDPAASVLHYAQEIFEGMKAYRHPDDSLGLFRPEANAQRFNKSADRLAMPNLPEEMFLASIRELLSVDGNWYPDVEDGSLYLRPFMIATEAFLGVRPAKQYKYVLIACPAGGYFKSGAKAVSIWLSNYTRAAPGGTGAAKCGGNYAASLVPTGEAFAKGHDQVLFLDAVERKWVEELGGMNLFFVMDDGRVITPKLTGTILPGITRDSLIRLLHEEGLTVEEGMYSIDQWREDAQSGKLVEVMACGTAAVVTAVGKVAGEDGEFTIGAGGIGQTTAKLREKLVGIQRGTVSDTHGWVMKLD
- the yghU gene encoding glutathione-dependent disulfide-bond oxidoreductase, which gives rise to MADPTYTPPKVWSVDTESGGRFANINRPTAGAREEKDLPVGENPFQLYSLATPNGVKVTIMLEELLELGHKGAEYDAYTVNIGQGEQFTSGFVALNPNSKIPTMEDRSGDKPFRVFESAAILIHLAEKFGEFLPTDPAARAETLSWVAWQVGTGPFIGGGFGHFYAYAPEKFEYPINRYAMETKRIFDVADKRLAESRFLSGDEYTIADMANFPWLAPFTTGDIYNDAKTFLSIDEYENVGRWVKEIAARPAVKRGRIVNKVWGEENQQLAERHSAADFEGKDI
- a CDS encoding glutathione S-transferase; its protein translation is MTETPILYSFRRCPYAMRGRMGLWSAEIDVELREVKLANKPAELIEASPKATVPVLDFRDGSVIDESIAIMRWALHQNDPEGWLSGDDDALITRNDGPFKHHLDRYKYPTRYPDEAGGGEEAFRLHHREAAYEILRDLDARLAAQAQLCGDKRTLADIALFPFIRQFANTDRAWFDAQPIPHLQRWLAGHLESDLFKSIMPKFAPWKAGDYVIKFGPASAA
- a CDS encoding rhodanese-related sulfurtransferase, which translates into the protein MTAPAPFTVAALYQFTRFEDPASLKGPLLAKCEEVGTMGTLLLAKEGINGTIAGGENAIAQVLAHIRSIPGCADLDVKFSTATEPPFSRMKVRLKREIVTMGEPDIDPRLSVGHYVAPQDWNDLISDPDTVVIDTRNDYEVATGTFKGAVDPHTTSFREFPEWFREHRDELLEGKKKVAMFCTGGIRCEKSTSFLRKEGIEDVYHLKGGILKYLETVPKDESLWDGECFVFDERVTVRHGLEQGNYGMCRACRRPVSEEEQASEDFVPGVSCPHCIDERSEEQRARYRERQKQQQLAKKRGEIHVGARAEPRKP
- a CDS encoding DoxX family protein; translation: MTQEINAKQDTVMLISRVLLAALFILAGVGKLSGMEGTVGYIGSKGLPFPELLYFGTVALEIGGGLLLAVGFKARYAAAALGVFSILAAIIFHNDFAQQSEMTSFLKNLAIGGGMFMVAAFGPGRYSLDKG
- a CDS encoding NAD(+) synthase, translated to MRQHGMVRVATSTPKTRTADIDYNVEGILAEAERAHDAGVDLVAYPELCVSSYAIDDLHLQSALLDAAEAGIARIVAASADIDPVLLIGAPLRHNGRVYNCAAAIAGGRLLGVVPKSFLPNYREYYEKRWFAHGREIKGLEITVAGLTVPFGVDLIFAASNLSGFKLHVEICEDYWAPTPPSTQGALAGATVLANLSASNITIGKSDERHLLARAQSSRAVAAYLYCASGHGESTTDLAWDGQGMIYELGDLLAESERFSLNAELCIADVDCERILAERARMQTFNDAAEAAGRPEDSFRTVAFNFAPSEGDRGLVRPIRRFPFVPNRQHKLDEDCYEAFNIQVDGLMRRLEATHAKSMVIGISGGLDSTHALIVAAKCCDRLGLLRSFIRGYTMPGFATSDHTKSNAWKLMKALGITAEEIDIRPAATRMLDDMDHPFADGEPVHDVTFENVQAGLRTDYLFRLAGHHSGFVIGTGDLSELALGWCTYGVGDQMSHYAVNSGVPKTLIQYLIRWAVSTEQFDPQTDEVLLSILDTEISPELVPPGEGGEIQSTESIIGPYELNDFFLHHTIRWGQRPSKIAFLAWHAWKDTQAGLWPAEFPDAKKNEYELVTIREWLEKFIKRFFAFSQFKRSAIPNGPKVSAGGALSPRGDWRAPSDAVADVWLKELRAKTPKL
- a CDS encoding LysR family transcriptional regulator; the protein is MRLGEPSLDQLRIFLSVEEEGSFGGAARKMGRTVSAISYGVQQMEAQLGVTLFAREGSRKPVLTEAGQGLLAEARAIADATDALLAKTQSLHAGLESEVSLVLDVMIPGAVIARVLEEFRRMFPTVALRLNIEGLGAVAACLLDGEAQLGVAGPVVSDHPDLERQVIGEVELIPVAAPAHPLAQSGIKPGESRKHLQIVLSDRSSITQGQEFAVLSPQTWRLGDLGAKHILLKQGIGWGNMPRHQVADDLRDGSLVELDLPEKPGAHYMLSATWRRDARPGPATSWLIDALRDALAQCPG
- a CDS encoding FMN-dependent NADH-azoreductase, with amino-acid sequence MTNILHITASIRGEESVSKGLGIKLVEGLAAQHQASVTRRDLAQNDLPFIDTDRFAANLAPHAERTLEQSELAAIADTLIGELQAADTIVFSTPIYNFGVPATVKAWADLVARAGTTFKYTENGPEGLLTGKKAYITAASGGTTVGSEIDFMTPWLKFFLGFLGITDVDVIAADGIMGAGGEEKIKQAHETVERLAA